One window of Campylobacter avium LMG 24591 genomic DNA carries:
- the mnmA gene encoding tRNA 2-thiouridine(34) synthase MnmA, with protein sequence MKVLVALSGGVDSTITAYTLLQQGYEVEGCYMKLHGKPNYHETNIQKVEKVAKFLNIKHHILDLQKEFNERVYMPFVNIYKEGKTPNPCAFCNRFIKFGELLNFAKSLSCDKLATGHYARIEDGRIKKAYDETKDQSYFLANISKEALNYLMFPLGTKRKEDVKKMAASIEELKSFASQKESAEICFVEDTYIGVLKNFMKTDLKGDVLDSKGNLIGSHKGYMHYTIGKRRGFELKKSHEPHYVLGINAAKNQIIVGSKEELKVDEFELKSINSFVDEKEIDCEVRIRYRGKACACTLYINDDNTALVKLKESVYALASGQMAVFYDGDTVLASGFID encoded by the coding sequence ATGAAAGTTTTAGTAGCACTGAGCGGCGGAGTAGATAGCACTATCACAGCTTATACATTATTACAACAAGGCTATGAGGTCGAGGGTTGCTACATGAAGCTTCACGGCAAGCCTAACTACCACGAAACAAATATACAAAAAGTTGAAAAAGTGGCTAAATTTCTAAACATAAAACACCATATATTAGACTTGCAAAAGGAATTTAATGAAAGAGTTTATATGCCTTTTGTGAATATATACAAAGAGGGCAAAACTCCTAATCCCTGTGCCTTTTGCAACCGCTTCATTAAATTTGGCGAACTGCTTAACTTTGCCAAGTCTTTATCTTGTGATAAATTAGCTACCGGGCATTACGCTAGGATAGAAGATGGTCGCATAAAAAAGGCTTATGATGAGACAAAAGACCAAAGCTATTTTCTAGCAAATATAAGCAAAGAAGCCCTAAATTACCTTATGTTTCCGCTAGGAACTAAAAGAAAAGAAGATGTGAAAAAAATGGCGGCTTCCATAGAGGAACTAAAATCTTTCGCAAGCCAAAAAGAAAGTGCTGAAATTTGCTTTGTGGAGGATACTTACATAGGCGTTTTAAAAAATTTCATGAAAACAGACTTAAAGGGCGATGTGCTTGATAGCAAGGGAAATTTAATAGGCTCGCACAAGGGCTATATGCACTATACTATAGGTAAAAGAAGGGGCTTTGAGCTTAAAAAATCCCATGAGCCACACTATGTTTTAGGCATAAATGCTGCAAAAAATCAAATTATAGTAGGTTCAAAAGAAGAACTAAAAGTAGATGAATTTGAATTAAAAAGCATAAATTCCTTTGTTGATGAAAAAGAAATAGACTGCGAGGTAAGGATAAGATACAGAGGCAAGGCCTGTGCTTGCACGCTTTATATAAACGATGATAACACAGCCCTAGTAAAGCTAAAAGAAAGCGTTTATGCACTTGCTAGCGGTCAAATGGCGGTGTTTTATGACGGCGACACGGTCTTAGCAAGTGGTTTTATAGACTAA
- a CDS encoding RNA polymerase sigma factor FliA yields the protein MLKSAQPPNVYAQAIKKEQDELVIAYMPALRAMAFRLKERLPSSIDVNDLISIGVEEMIKLSRKYDKEQNDSFWGYVKKRVNGAMLDYLRSLDVLSRNNRKIVKELDLLIDEYYQEHECEPDDEYLAKALNLDIDKIKEARIALEISYVLPLEEQINCYCEDSTLDRIERESLLEKVSEVLSQLKEREQLIVQLYYYEELSLKEISEILDISESRISQIHKKLLKKLRERLTSG from the coding sequence ATGCTAAAAAGCGCCCAGCCGCCTAATGTCTACGCACAGGCTATTAAAAAAGAACAAGATGAACTTGTAATAGCTTATATGCCAGCCCTTAGGGCTATGGCTTTTAGACTAAAAGAAAGGTTGCCCTCAAGCATAGATGTAAATGACCTCATAAGCATTGGCGTTGAGGAGATGATAAAGCTATCAAGAAAATACGATAAGGAACAAAACGATAGCTTTTGGGGCTATGTCAAAAAACGCGTAAATGGGGCTATGCTTGATTATTTGCGTAGTCTTGATGTCTTAAGTAGAAATAATAGAAAGATTGTAAAAGAGCTGGATTTACTCATAGATGAGTACTACCAAGAGCATGAGTGCGAGCCTGATGACGAGTATTTGGCCAAGGCTTTAAATTTAGACATAGACAAGATTAAAGAAGCACGCATAGCACTTGAGATAAGCTATGTCCTGCCATTAGAGGAGCAGATTAACTGCTACTGCGAGGACTCTACGCTAGATAGGATAGAAAGAGAAAGCCTCTTAGAAAAGGTAAGCGAGGTTTTATCTCAGTTAAAAGAAAGGGAGCAGCTCATCGTGCAGCTGTATTACTACGAGGAATTAAGCTTAAAAGAGATAAGCGAAATTTTAGACATAAGCGAATCTAGAATTTCTCAAATTCACAAAAAATTGCTTAAAAAACTTAGAGAAAGGCTAACAAGTGGCTGA
- the aroQ gene encoding type II 3-dehydroquinate dehydratase has translation MKIMVIQGPNINMLGLRETAIYGPMKMEEIHEQMKLAASQNNVEIEFFQSNYEGEIVDKIQECLGVFDGIIINAAAYTHTSVAIRDAIASVNLPAIEVHISNVYRREEFRQKSLIAPVCAGTVTGFGAFSYHLALMGIIQICDHIKKIQSKA, from the coding sequence ATGAAAATAATGGTAATTCAAGGACCTAACATAAACATGCTAGGACTTAGAGAAACGGCTATTTATGGACCTATGAAAATGGAAGAAATTCACGAGCAGATGAAGCTAGCCGCCTCTCAAAACAATGTTGAAATTGAATTTTTTCAAAGCAATTACGAAGGCGAGATAGTGGATAAGATACAAGAATGCTTAGGTGTTTTTGATGGAATTATCATAAACGCTGCTGCTTACACTCATACTTCAGTTGCTATTAGAGACGCCATTGCAAGTGTAAATTTACCGGCCATTGAGGTGCATATAAGCAATGTTTATAGACGCGAGGAATTTAGACAAAAAAGCCTTATTGCTCCTGTTTGTGCGGGAACTGTTACAGGTTTTGGTGCCTTTTCTTATCATTTAGCACTTATGGGCATAATACAAATTTGTGACCATATAAAGAAAATTCAATCCAAGGCTTAA
- the fliM gene encoding flagellar motor switch protein FliM has protein sequence MAEILSQEEIDALLEVVDENDSGIGARNKDEKDERNIVVYDFKRPNRVSKEQLRSIKGIHDKLARNLASQISSIMRSIVEIKLHSVDQMTYGEFLMSLPSPTSFNVFSIKPLDGNCVLEINPSIAFPMIDRLLGGQGDSYETLRELTDIELNLLDSILRIIMQRLKESWANVTEIYPSVEAKESSPNVVQIVAQNEIVIMVVMEIIIGNSSGMVNICYPVVHLESVLSRLANRDIMMGETSAKKSRNKELKTLIGRAEIVYEAILGKTSVSVDEFLELKQGDILKLDRQADDKAVISIDKKEVFLAQIGLHRFRKSIKIVELIRTDKDEIKEILEKYEEERRAKANVYTDEAIEEEEEEIT, from the coding sequence GTGGCTGAAATATTATCACAAGAAGAAATAGACGCCCTTTTAGAAGTTGTCGATGAAAATGACTCCGGCATAGGAGCGCGAAATAAAGATGAAAAAGATGAAAGAAATATAGTCGTTTATGATTTTAAACGACCAAACAGGGTTTCTAAAGAGCAGCTTCGTTCTATCAAAGGTATACACGATAAATTAGCTAGAAATTTAGCCTCTCAAATTTCATCTATAATGAGAAGTATAGTTGAAATAAAACTTCACTCAGTAGACCAAATGACTTATGGCGAATTTTTAATGTCTTTGCCAAGCCCTACTAGCTTTAACGTCTTTTCCATAAAGCCACTTGATGGAAACTGCGTTTTAGAGATAAATCCAAGCATAGCCTTTCCTATGATAGATAGATTACTAGGAGGACAAGGCGATAGCTATGAGACCTTAAGAGAATTAACAGATATAGAACTAAATTTGTTAGATAGTATCTTGCGTATAATCATGCAAAGGCTAAAAGAGAGCTGGGCTAATGTTACTGAAATTTATCCAAGCGTTGAAGCTAAAGAATCAAGCCCTAATGTTGTGCAAATCGTTGCGCAAAATGAAATCGTAATAATGGTTGTTATGGAAATCATCATAGGCAATTCAAGCGGCATGGTAAATATCTGCTATCCTGTTGTGCATTTAGAATCTGTTTTAAGCCGCTTGGCAAATAGAGATATTATGATGGGTGAAACCTCAGCCAAAAAGTCAAGAAATAAAGAGTTAAAAACCTTGATAGGCCGTGCTGAAATCGTATATGAAGCGATTTTAGGAAAAACTTCTGTTTCGGTAGATGAGTTTTTAGAGCTTAAACAAGGAGATATATTAAAGCTTGATAGGCAAGCAGACGATAAGGCTGTAATCTCCATAGACAAAAAGGAAGTTTTCTTAGCCCAAATTGGACTACATAGATTTAGAAAATCCATCAAAATCGTGGAACTAATAAGAACTGATAAAGATGAGATTAAAGAAATTCTTGAAAAATACGAAGAGGAAAGAAGGGCTAAGGCTAATGTTTACACAGACGAAGCAATTGAGGAAGAAGAGGAAGAAATCACATGA
- the fliY gene encoding flagellar motor switch protein FliY produces the protein MINDFLKIFTNEATSTLEGLSGKSVEFGEYQEFDVSEQDTMKPPLVSAIFNVGSNGKFGLLASSVLMSAIGEWMMGEENISRNDQLNSDEMDAAKEAILNIISAFSTTLGAQKEIPKMEFKLEKCDFIADNLDLKGFVKLYFFDVKISDLSENIAVVLDQSLYSILSSSDDGFMSADLLDEDVEQKVSAGNLRNMNLIMDVRLPIRVRIGNKKMLLKDVLTMDIGSVVELNQLANDPLEILVGDKRIAYGEVVIVDGNFGIQITEIGTKKERLEQLR, from the coding sequence ATGATAAATGATTTTTTAAAAATTTTTACAAATGAAGCTACCAGCACACTTGAGGGCTTATCTGGAAAGTCCGTAGAATTTGGAGAATATCAAGAATTTGATGTTAGCGAACAAGACACGATGAAGCCTCCTCTTGTGAGTGCGATTTTTAATGTTGGTTCTAATGGAAAATTTGGGCTTTTAGCCTCATCTGTGCTAATGAGTGCCATTGGCGAATGGATGATGGGCGAGGAAAATATTTCTAGAAACGACCAGTTAAATTCAGATGAAATGGACGCTGCAAAAGAAGCTATACTAAACATCATCTCAGCATTTTCAACAACCCTGGGAGCGCAAAAAGAAATTCCAAAAATGGAATTTAAGCTAGAAAAATGCGATTTCATAGCTGATAATTTAGACCTTAAAGGCTTTGTGAAGCTGTATTTTTTTGATGTGAAAATTTCTGATTTAAGCGAAAACATAGCCGTTGTGCTAGATCAAAGCCTATACAGTATCTTGTCAAGCTCTGATGATGGCTTTATGAGTGCTGATTTATTGGATGAGGATGTAGAACAAAAGGTAAGCGCTGGAAATTTAAGAAATATGAATTTAATCATGGATGTGCGTTTGCCTATAAGGGTTCGCATAGGAAATAAAAAAATGCTTTTAAAGGATGTGCTAACTATGGACATAGGCTCTGTGGTTGAGCTTAATCAGCTCGCAAATGACCCGCTAGAAATTTTGGTTGGGGATAAAAGAATAGCTTATGGCGAGGTTGTCATAGTTGATGGTAACTTTGGAATTCAAATCACAGAAATAGGCACTAAAAAAGAAAGGCTGGAGCAGCTTCGCTAA
- a CDS encoding phosphatidylglycerophosphatase A family protein, whose amino-acid sequence MRKAFLTFFYTGTVSIAPGTVGTVAALIPAFFVLKYFGVQTLFLLCILIFVAAIPHINAYEKESEIHDDKHIVIDEVAGVFLALSIYGSTVFSFILSFILFRVFDITKPSIIRRVDENVKGGLGVMLDDILAGALAGLCCAIICGLMQRLNMLTWDIAIKDLF is encoded by the coding sequence ATGAGAAAAGCATTCCTAACATTTTTTTACACAGGCACGGTCAGTATAGCACCGGGCACAGTTGGCACAGTCGCAGCCTTAATACCTGCGTTTTTTGTACTTAAGTATTTTGGGGTTCAAACCTTATTTTTGCTTTGCATTTTAATCTTTGTAGCGGCTATTCCGCACATAAATGCCTATGAAAAAGAAAGCGAAATTCACGATGATAAGCATATCGTAATAGACGAGGTTGCAGGGGTTTTCCTAGCGCTTAGCATATATGGTTCGACTGTTTTTTCTTTCATCTTATCTTTTATTTTGTTTAGAGTTTTTGATATCACAAAGCCTTCAATCATAAGGCGGGTTGATGAGAATGTAAAGGGTGGCTTAGGCGTTATGCTCGATGATATCTTAGCAGGAGCCTTAGCAGGCCTTTGCTGTGCGATAATTTGTGGCTTAATGCAAAGGCTTAACATGTTAACTTGGGATATAGCTATAAAAGATTTGTTTTAG
- the flhG gene encoding flagella biosynthesis ATPase FlhG, which produces MQNQATRLNKLMQGSKQKAKGTHFVAITSGKGGVGKSTVSANLANLLSKNGYKTALFDADIGLANLDVILNVRVNKNLLHVLKGECSLDEIIIEVKPNLWLIPGESGDEILKYNDKNIYERFLNQASVLDGLDFLIIDTGAGIGGNTQHFLEMADEVIVVTVPDPAAITDAYATIKTTSKTKENILMLLNSVKSDGEALRVFENIKKVADVNIKNNLDLEFIGHLSLSKDISSSIKKRTLFSDENSKSSDELRAIVSKLLYRLEQKVLDDVSSRSFSNFFRRIIERF; this is translated from the coding sequence ATGCAAAATCAAGCTACAAGATTAAACAAACTTATGCAGGGCAGTAAGCAAAAGGCCAAGGGCACTCATTTTGTAGCCATAACAAGCGGCAAAGGAGGAGTTGGAAAAAGCACTGTTAGTGCAAATTTGGCCAATCTTTTATCGAAAAATGGCTATAAAACCGCTCTTTTTGACGCTGATATAGGACTTGCAAATTTAGATGTTATACTGAATGTTAGAGTAAATAAAAACTTGCTTCATGTTTTAAAAGGAGAATGCTCTTTAGATGAAATCATCATAGAGGTAAAGCCGAATTTATGGCTTATACCGGGCGAGAGCGGGGATGAAATTTTAAAATACAATGATAAAAATATCTATGAGAGATTTTTAAATCAAGCTAGTGTTTTAGACGGCTTAGATTTTTTAATAATCGATACAGGTGCTGGCATAGGGGGCAATACTCAGCACTTTTTAGAAATGGCTGATGAGGTTATAGTAGTTACTGTGCCTGATCCTGCAGCAATTACTGATGCATACGCAACCATAAAAACAACATCAAAAACCAAAGAAAACATCCTTATGCTTTTAAATTCTGTAAAAAGCGATGGAGAAGCGTTAAGGGTTTTTGAAAACATTAAAAAGGTAGCTGATGTAAATATCAAAAACAATCTAGACCTAGAATTTATAGGACATCTAAGCCTTAGCAAAGATATAAGCTCAAGCATCAAAAAAAGGACACTTTTTTCTGATGAAAATTCAAAGTCAAGTGATGAGCTTAGAGCTATAGTATCCAAGCTTTTGTATAGGTTGGAACAAAAAGTGCTTGATGATGTTTCAAGCAGAAGTTTTTCTAATTTCTTTAGGAGAATTATAGAAAGATTTTAG
- the folK gene encoding 2-amino-4-hydroxy-6-hydroxymethyldihydropteridine diphosphokinase: MLKIQGARKMQKSTFFPFFSSALNSAKYFALIGIGSNIDGEKRRFDTLFRTLMNDKRIKILNSSSLLINKAFGYEKQKDFYNAVIFVQTILHARALLKILLFYEFKFRRKRSFKNAPRSLDLDILYFSKKVKKDERFCVPHVGVNDRISVILPLGELAKGKCSGTTYSYFYC; encoded by the coding sequence ATGTTAAAAATTCAAGGTGCAAGAAAGATGCAAAAAAGTACATTTTTTCCGTTTTTTAGCTCTGCTTTAAACAGTGCAAAATACTTTGCTTTAATAGGCATAGGCAGCAATATAGACGGCGAAAAAAGACGTTTTGATACATTGTTTCGCACCTTGATGAACGATAAAAGGATAAAAATTTTAAATAGCTCATCTTTGCTTATAAACAAGGCTTTTGGCTATGAAAAACAAAAAGATTTTTACAATGCCGTGATTTTCGTGCAAACAATCTTGCACGCAAGGGCGCTTTTAAAAATACTGCTTTTTTATGAGTTTAAATTTAGACGAAAAAGAAGCTTTAAAAATGCTCCTAGAAGCCTTGATTTGGATATATTGTATTTTAGCAAAAAGGTTAAAAAAGATGAGAGGTTTTGTGTGCCTCATGTGGGTGTCAATGATAGAATTAGCGTTATCTTGCCACTTGGAGAGTTAGCAAAAGGAAAGTGTAGTGGGACAACTTATTCATACTTTTACTGTTGA
- a CDS encoding TIGR00730 family Rossman fold protein: MNMKDMSQDLKKFNEIDESKLKNPITFFGSARLKESSKYYKMAKDLAFRCIESGFTVVSGGGGGIMRAANEGAFCAKKSDKQNVSVGFNIYLPLEQRLNDFVDYNMLFDTLAIRKMALIDKSVAFVVFPGGFGTLDEFCEILTLKQLGFKKVPIFVVGSDFWYKFKDFIDDSLLSLEVISKGDEKLFEISDDLEEIINKLKGIV; encoded by the coding sequence ATAAATATGAAAGATATGAGTCAGGATTTAAAGAAATTTAATGAAATTGATGAAAGCAAACTCAAAAATCCTATAACTTTTTTCGGTTCAGCAAGGCTAAAAGAAAGTAGCAAGTATTATAAAATGGCTAAAGATTTAGCCTTTCGTTGCATTGAATCAGGCTTTACTGTTGTAAGTGGAGGCGGAGGAGGCATAATGCGGGCTGCCAATGAGGGTGCCTTTTGTGCCAAAAAATCAGACAAACAAAATGTCTCTGTTGGTTTTAACATATATCTGCCTTTGGAGCAAAGACTAAATGACTTTGTTGATTACAACATGCTTTTTGATACTTTGGCCATAAGAAAAATGGCTTTGATAGATAAAAGCGTGGCTTTTGTGGTTTTCCCCGGAGGCTTTGGAACCTTAGATGAGTTTTGCGAAATTCTTACTCTTAAGCAACTTGGCTTTAAAAAAGTGCCTATTTTTGTTGTTGGAAGTGACTTTTGGTATAAATTTAAAGATTTCATAGATGATTCTTTGCTATCCTTAGAAGTGATTTCAAAAGGCGATGAAAAGCTGTTTGAAATAAGCGATGATTTAGAAGAAATTATAAACAAACTAAAAGGCATAGTATGA
- the mqnF gene encoding aminofutalosine deaminase family hydrolase, which yields MFLISAKYIFKCDDEFSILKDNAVVFDESIVEYGDVKTMQKKYPNAKFIDSGENSLLLPAFINPHTHLEFSANSYDLSYGDFLLWLNSVMKKREALSEKAKEELILQNIKLMQESGTATIGEISSFGSDLSACVKSSARIIFFNELLGVNEEANEAKKEDFLKRFYKSKDCESELFIPALSLHSPYSLNLSLANFALDFASKNKLLVSTHFLESKHEKLWLEGKASKFKPWLSKLSKEPKPHFSKESFVSLFKGQRTLFTHCVFVDDFSVFDKNLHSITHCVFSNRLLSKKTFKLKKALTSGINVHIGTDGLSSNISLSMLDELRANLLSHRDLDLRKLAKTLILMSTNKAAKAIDMNLGQIKKGYGADFALFKIKECEEKDLALNFILNAKKAEKLYIKGRQCL from the coding sequence ATGTTTTTAATATCTGCAAAATATATATTTAAATGCGATGATGAATTTAGCATACTAAAAGATAATGCTGTAGTTTTTGATGAGAGCATTGTTGAGTATGGCGATGTAAAGACTATGCAAAAAAAATACCCAAATGCTAAATTTATAGATAGTGGCGAGAACTCTTTACTTTTACCAGCCTTTATAAATCCGCACACTCACTTAGAATTTAGTGCGAATTCTTATGATTTAAGTTATGGGGATTTCTTGCTTTGGTTAAATTCTGTTATGAAAAAAAGAGAGGCTTTAAGTGAAAAGGCAAAAGAGGAATTAATACTGCAAAATATCAAGCTTATGCAAGAAAGTGGCACAGCTACAATAGGTGAAATTTCAAGCTTTGGCTCTGATTTAAGTGCATGTGTTAAAAGCTCTGCTAGGATTATCTTTTTTAATGAACTTTTAGGCGTGAATGAGGAGGCGAATGAGGCTAAAAAAGAGGATTTTTTAAAAAGATTTTATAAGAGCAAAGACTGTGAAAGTGAGCTTTTTATACCTGCACTTTCTTTGCATTCGCCTTATTCTTTAAATTTGAGCTTAGCTAACTTTGCACTTGATTTTGCTAGTAAAAATAAGCTCTTAGTAAGCACTCATTTTTTAGAAAGTAAGCACGAAAAACTTTGGCTTGAGGGCAAGGCTTCTAAATTTAAACCTTGGCTTAGCAAACTTTCAAAAGAGCCAAAGCCACATTTTAGCAAAGAAAGCTTTGTAAGCCTTTTTAAAGGGCAAAGAACGCTTTTTACGCACTGCGTTTTTGTGGATGATTTTTCTGTTTTTGATAAGAATTTACACTCCATAACGCACTGCGTTTTTTCAAACAGATTATTAAGCAAAAAAACCTTTAAATTAAAAAAAGCCTTAACTTCGGGCATAAATGTGCATATAGGCACAGACGGGCTTAGCTCAAATATCTCTTTATCTATGCTAGATGAGTTAAGAGCAAATTTGCTAAGCCATAGGGATTTAGACTTAAGAAAATTAGCCAAAACGCTAATCTTAATGTCTACTAACAAGGCTGCAAAGGCTATTGATATGAATTTAGGGCAGATAAAAAAGGGGTACGGGGCTGATTTTGCACTTTTTAAGATAAAAGAATGCGAAGAAAAAGATTTAGCCTTAAATTTTATACTAAATGCTAAAAAGGCTGAAAAACTATACATAAAAGGAAGACAATGTTTGTGA